The following are encoded in a window of Vicugna pacos chromosome 2, VicPac4, whole genome shotgun sequence genomic DNA:
- the IDUA gene encoding alpha-L-iduronidase isoform X2: MRPPHPRPALLPLLVALLAASPAAAEAPHLVRVDAARALRPLRPFWRSTGFCPPLPHSQADQYDLSWDQQLNLAYVGAVPHGGIQQVRTHWMLDLVTARGSAGHGLSYNFTQLDRYLDLLRENQLLPGFELMGSPSGHFTDFEDKQQVFEWKNLVSLLARRYIARYGLKHVSKWNFETWNEPDHHDFDNVSMTLQGFLNYYDACSEGLRAASPVLRLGGPGDSFHPPPGSPLCWGLLGHCHNGTNFFTGEVGVRLDYISLHKKGAGSSIRILEQEVAVVGQIQRLFPKFTDTPLYNDEADPLVGWSLPQPWRADVTYAAMVVKVIAQHQNLLVANTSSAVHYALLSNDNAFLSYHPHPFSQRTLTARFQVNNTRPPHVQLLRKPVLTAMALLALLDGEQLWAEVSQAGMVLDSNHTVGVLASTHRPTGPADTWRATVLVYASNDTHAHANRSVTLTLRLHGVPPGPGLVFVTLYMDNWSCSPHREWQRLGRPVFPSAEQFQRMRAAEDPVAVTPRPFPTSGQLTLSPELPLPSLLLVHVCARPQEPPGQVTRLRALPLTRGQLLLVWSDVRVGSKCLWTYEIQFSPDGGAYAPISRKPSTFNLFVFSPDGAVISGSYRVRAVDYWARPGPFSSSVQYLEVPAP, encoded by the exons ATGCGCCCCCCGCACCCTCGACCCGCGCTGCTTCCGCTCCTGGTCGCGCTTCTGGCCGCGTCTCCAGCGGCTGCCGAGGCTCCGCACCTGGTGCGCGTGGACGCGGCCCGAGCGCTACGGCCCCTGCGGCCCTTCTGGAGGAGCACCGGCTTCTG TCCCCCACTGCCGCACAGCCAAGCTGACCAGTATGACCTCAGCTGGGACCAGCAGCTCAACCTGGCCTACGTGGGTGCCGTCCCTCACGGCGGCATCCAGCAGGTTCGGACCCACTGGATGCTGGACCTCGTCACGGCCAg GGGGTCAGCTGGGCATGGCCTGAGCTACAACTTCACTCAGCTGGACCGGTACCTGGACCTTCTCAGGGAGAACCAGCTCCTCCCGG GCTTTGAGCTGATGGGCAGCCCCTCCGGACACTTCACCGACTTTGAGGACAAGCAGCAGGTGTTTGAGTGGAAGAACCTGGTCTCCCTCCTGGCCAGGAGATACATCG CTAGGTATGGACTCAAGCATGTTTCCAAGTGGAATTTTGAGACATGGAATGAGCCGGACCACCATGACTTTGACAACGTCTCCATGACTTTGCAAG GCTTCTTGAACTACTACGATGCCTGCTCTGAGGGTCTGCGTGCTGCCAGCCCGGTTCTGCGCCTGGGTGGCCCTGGGGACTCCTTCCACCCACCACCGGGCTCCCCACTGTGCTGGGGCCTCCTGGGACACTGTCAcaatggcacaaacttcttcacCGGGGAGGTGGGCGTGCGGCTGGACTACATCTCCCTCCACAAGAAG GGCGCAGGCAGCTCCATCCGcatcctggagcaggaggtggcaGTCGTGGGGCAGATACAGCGGCTCTTCCCCAAGTTCACTGACACCCCCCTTTACAATGATGAGGCGGACCCACTGGTGGGCTGGTCCCTGCCGCAGCCCTGGAGGGCCGACGTGACCTACGCTGCCATGGTCGTGAAG GTCATCGCGCAGCACCAGAACCTGCTGGTGGCCAACACCAGCTCCGCCGTGCACTACGCGCTCCTGAGCAATGACAACGCTTTCCTGAGTTACCACCCGCACCCCTTCTCACAGCGCACACTCACCGCACGCTTCCAGGTCAACAACACACGCCCACCGCACGTGCAGCTGCTGCGCAAGCCAGTGCTCACAGCCATGGCACTACTGGCCCTGCTGG ACGGTGAGCAGCTCTGGGCCGAGGTGTCTCAGGCTGGGATGGTGCTGGACAGCAACCACACGGTGGGCGTCCTGGCCAGCACCCACCGCCCAACTGGCCCCGCTGACACCTGGCGTGCCACGGTGCTGGTCTACGCGAGCAATGACACCCATGCCCACGCCAACCGCAGCGTCACCTTGACCCTACGCCTGCATGGGGTGCCCCCCGGCCCAG GGCTCGTCTTTGTAACACTCTACATGGACAACTGGTCCTGCAGCCCCCACCGTGAGTGGCAGCGCCTCGGCAGGCCGGTCTTCCCCTCTGCGGAGCAGTTCCAGCGCATGCGCGCGGCTGAG GACCCGGTGGCCGTGACGCCGCGCCCCTTCCCCACCAGTGGCCAGCTGACCCTGAGTCCCGAGCTTCCCCTGCCCTCACTCCTGCTGGTGCACGTGTGTGCGCGCCCTCAGGAGCCCCCAGGCCAG GTGACTCGGCTCCGTGCTCTGCCCTTGACCCGTGGGCAGCTGCTTTTGGTCTGGTCGGATGTGCGTGTGGGCTCCAA GTGCCTGTGGACCTATGAGATCCAGTTCTCCCCGGATGGTGGGGCGTACGCGCCCATCAGCAGGAAGCCTTCGACCTTTAACCTCTTCGTGTTCAGCCCAG ACGGGGCCGTCATCTCTGGCTCCTACCGGGTTCGTGCAGTGGACTACTGGGCCCGGCCAGGCCCCTTCTCAAGTTCTGTGCAGTATCTGGAGGTCCCGGCACCCTGA
- the IDUA gene encoding alpha-L-iduronidase isoform X3 yields the protein MGSPSGHFTDFEDKQQVFEWKNLVSLLARRYIARYGLKHVSKWNFETWNEPDHHDFDNVSMTLQGFLNYYDACSEGLRAASPVLRLGGPGDSFHPPPGSPLCWGLLGHCHNGTNFFTGEVGVRLDYISLHKKADPLVGWSLPQPWRADVTYAAMVVKVIAQHQNLLVANTSSAVHYALLSNDNAFLSYHPHPFSQRTLTARFQVNNTRPPHVQLLRKPVLTAMALLALLDGEQLWAEVSQAGMVLDSNHTVGVLASTHRPTGPADTWRATVLVYASNDTHAHANRSVTLTLRLHGVPPGPGLVFVTLYMDNWSCSPHREWQRLGRPVFPSAEQFQRMRAAEDPVAVTPRPFPTSGQLTLSPELPLPSLLLVHVCARPQEPPGQVTRLRALPLTRGQLLLVWSDVRVGSKCLWTYEIQFSPDGGAYAPISRKPSTFNLFVFSPDGAVISGSYRVRAVDYWARPGPFSSSVQYLEVPAP from the exons ATGGGCAGCCCCTCCGGACACTTCACCGACTTTGAGGACAAGCAGCAGGTGTTTGAGTGGAAGAACCTGGTCTCCCTCCTGGCCAGGAGATACATCG CTAGGTATGGACTCAAGCATGTTTCCAAGTGGAATTTTGAGACATGGAATGAGCCGGACCACCATGACTTTGACAACGTCTCCATGACTTTGCAAG GCTTCTTGAACTACTACGATGCCTGCTCTGAGGGTCTGCGTGCTGCCAGCCCGGTTCTGCGCCTGGGTGGCCCTGGGGACTCCTTCCACCCACCACCGGGCTCCCCACTGTGCTGGGGCCTCCTGGGACACTGTCAcaatggcacaaacttcttcacCGGGGAGGTGGGCGTGCGGCTGGACTACATCTCCCTCCACAAGAAG GCGGACCCACTGGTGGGCTGGTCCCTGCCGCAGCCCTGGAGGGCCGACGTGACCTACGCTGCCATGGTCGTGAAG GTCATCGCGCAGCACCAGAACCTGCTGGTGGCCAACACCAGCTCCGCCGTGCACTACGCGCTCCTGAGCAATGACAACGCTTTCCTGAGTTACCACCCGCACCCCTTCTCACAGCGCACACTCACCGCACGCTTCCAGGTCAACAACACACGCCCACCGCACGTGCAGCTGCTGCGCAAGCCAGTGCTCACAGCCATGGCACTACTGGCCCTGCTGG ACGGTGAGCAGCTCTGGGCCGAGGTGTCTCAGGCTGGGATGGTGCTGGACAGCAACCACACGGTGGGCGTCCTGGCCAGCACCCACCGCCCAACTGGCCCCGCTGACACCTGGCGTGCCACGGTGCTGGTCTACGCGAGCAATGACACCCATGCCCACGCCAACCGCAGCGTCACCTTGACCCTACGCCTGCATGGGGTGCCCCCCGGCCCAG GGCTCGTCTTTGTAACACTCTACATGGACAACTGGTCCTGCAGCCCCCACCGTGAGTGGCAGCGCCTCGGCAGGCCGGTCTTCCCCTCTGCGGAGCAGTTCCAGCGCATGCGCGCGGCTGAG GACCCGGTGGCCGTGACGCCGCGCCCCTTCCCCACCAGTGGCCAGCTGACCCTGAGTCCCGAGCTTCCCCTGCCCTCACTCCTGCTGGTGCACGTGTGTGCGCGCCCTCAGGAGCCCCCAGGCCAG GTGACTCGGCTCCGTGCTCTGCCCTTGACCCGTGGGCAGCTGCTTTTGGTCTGGTCGGATGTGCGTGTGGGCTCCAA GTGCCTGTGGACCTATGAGATCCAGTTCTCCCCGGATGGTGGGGCGTACGCGCCCATCAGCAGGAAGCCTTCGACCTTTAACCTCTTCGTGTTCAGCCCAG ACGGGGCCGTCATCTCTGGCTCCTACCGGGTTCGTGCAGTGGACTACTGGGCCCGGCCAGGCCCCTTCTCAAGTTCTGTGCAGTATCTGGAGGTCCCGGCACCCTGA
- the SLC26A1 gene encoding sulfate anion transporter 1 — MDVSPECTPQATGPVLVRRRPPAPPGLGEALKARLRRSCVCSVQGAWALLQDLFPATRWLRQYRPREDLAGDTMSGLVIGIILVPQAIAYSLLAGLPPVYSLYTSFFANLIYFLMGTSRHVSVGIFSLLCLMVGQVVDRELLLAGFDPAQDGLGPGANSSALNASAATLVLGLQDCGRDCYAIRVATALTLVAGIYQVLMGILRLGFVSTYLSQPLLDGFAMGASVTILTSQLRHLLGVRVPRHQGPGMVVSTWLSLLRSAGQANLCDVLTSATCLAVLLAAKELSDRLRHRLRVPLPAELLVIVVATLVSHFGQFHERFGSNVAGDIPTGFVAPRVPDPELMWRVAQDAVSLALIGSAFSISLAEMFARSHGYSVRANQELLAVGCCNVLPAFFHCFATSAALSKSLVKTATGCRTQVSSVVSAAVVLLVLLVLAPLFRDLQRCVLACVIVVSLRGALRKVRDVPRLWRLSPADALVWVATAATCVLVSTEAGLLAGVLLSLLSLASRTQRPRAALLARVGDSGFYEDSTEFEGLVPEPGVQVFRFSGPLYYANKDFFLRSLYSLTGLDVGHVTARRKEQGSGVGAGKGDLVQGRDLGPVSSTAALVPSATGFHVVVIDCAPLLFLDVAGLATLQDLRRDYEALGITLLLACCSPSVRDTLRRGGFLGEDQEDVAEEEQLFPSVYGAVQAARARHRELAATDSSL, encoded by the exons ATGGACGTGTCCCCTGAATgcacaccacaggccacggggcCGGTGCTGGTCCGCCGGCGGCCCCCAGCACCCCCGGGCCTGGGTGAGGCTCTGAAGGCCAGGCTGCGGCGGAGCTGTGTGTGCAGCGTGCAGGGGGCCTGGGCGCTGCTGCAGGACCTGTTCCCAGCCACACGCTGGCTCCGCCAGTACCGGCCTCGGGAGGACCTGGCGGGTGACACCATGTCTGGGCTGGTCATCGGCATCATCCTGGTGCCGCAGGCCATCGCCTACTCGCTGCTGGCTGGGCTGCCGCCTGTCTACAGCCTCTACACGTCCTTCTTCGCGAATCTCATCTACTTCCTCATGGGCACCTCGCGCCACGTCTCCGTGGGCATCTTCAGCCTGCTGTGCCTCATGGTGGGTCAGGTGGTGGACCGCGAGCTCCTGCTGGCCGGCTTCGACCCTGCCCAGgatggcctggggcctggggccaacAGTAGCGCCCTCAATGCCTCAGCCGCCACGCTGGTGCTCGGGTTGCAGGACTGCGGGAGGGACTGCTACGCCATCCGCGTTGCCACCGCCCTCACACTGGTGGCCGGGATTTACCAG GTCCTCATGGGCATCCTCCGGCTAGGCTTCGTGTCCACCTACCTCTCGCAGCCGCTGCTGGATGGCTTCGCCATGGGGGCCTCAGTGACCATCCTGACCTCCCAGCTCAGGCACCTGCTGGGCGTGCGGGTCCCGCGGCATCAGGGCCCAGGCATGGTGGTGAGCACGTGGCTGAGCCTGCTGCGCAGCGCTGGGCAGGCCAACCTGTGCGACGTGCTCACCAGCGCCACGTGCCTGGCCGTGCTGCTGGCGGCTAAGGAGCTCTCGGACCGCCTCCGGCACCGCCTGCGGGTGCCGCTGCCTGCAGAGCTGCTGGTCATTGTGGTGGCCACGCTCGTGTCCCACTTTGGGCAGTTCCATGAGCGCTTCGGTTCCAACGTGGCTGGCGACATCCCCACTGGCTTTGTGGCCCCACGAGTGCCAGATCCAGAGCTGATGTGGCGGGTGGCACAGGACGCTGTGTCCCTGGCCCTCATAGGCTCTGCCTTTTCCATCTCACTGGCAGAGATGTTTGCCCGCAGCCACGGCTACTCCGTGCGCGCCAACCAGGAGTTGCTGGCCGTGGGCTGCTGCAACGTGCTGCCCGCCTTCTTCCACTGTTTTGCCACCAGTGCTGCCCTGTCCAAGAGCCTGGTGAAGACAGCCACTGGCTGCCGCACGCAGGTGTCCAGCGTGGTCAGCGCTGCCGTGgtgctgctggtgctgctggtGCTGGCGCCACTGTTCCGGGACCTGCAGCGGTGCGTGCTGGCCTGTGTCATTGTCGTCAGCCTGCGGGGGGCCCTGCGCAAGGTGAGGGATGTCCCACGGCTGTGGCGGCTCAGCCCAGCCGATGCACTAGTCTGGGTGGCCACCGCGGCCACCTGCGTGCTGGTCAGCACCGAGGCCGGGCTCCTGGCTGGCGTCCTCCTCTCATTGCTCAGCCTGGCCAGCCGCACACAGCGCCCTCGTGCCGCCCTGCTCGCCCGAGTTGGGGATTCTGGCTTCTACGAGGACAGCACAGAGTTTGAGGGCCTGGTCCCCGAGCCTGGCGTGCAGGTGTTCCGCTTCTCGGGGCCACTCTACTATGCCAACAAGGACTTCTTCCTGCGCTCGCTCTACAGCCTGACGGGGCTGGACGTGGGGCATGTGACTGccaggaggaaggagcagggctcaggggtgggggctggcaaAGGAGATCTGGTCCAAGGCCGGGACCTGGGCCCAGTGAGCAGCACGGCCGCGCTGGTGCCGTCGGCAACCGGCTTCCACGTGGTGGTCATTGACTGTGCCCCGCTGCTGTTCCTGGACGTGGCTGGCCTGGCCACGCTGCAGGACCTGCGCCGAGACTACGAGGCCTTGGGCatcaccctgctcctggcctgCTGCAGCCCCTCAGTAAGGGACACCCTGAGGAGGGGCGGCTTCCTCGGGGAGGACCAGGAGGACGTGGCTGAGGAGGAGCAGCTGTTCCCCAGCGTGTACGGTGCTGTGCAGGCGGCCCGAGCCCGTCACAGGGAGCTGGCAGCCACAGACTCCTCCCTCTAG
- the IDUA gene encoding alpha-L-iduronidase isoform X4 → MGRLTDQEQFRAGFHRHPSSPHPRRRARGTNPAATRGRSCTPGETFPPPSLRGSAGHGLSYNFTQLDRYLDLLRENQLLPGFELMGSPSGHFTDFEDKQQVFEWKNLVSLLARRYIARYGLKHVSKWNFETWNEPDHHDFDNVSMTLQGFLNYYDACSEGLRAASPVLRLGGPGDSFHPPPGSPLCWGLLGHCHNGTNFFTGEVGVRLDYISLHKKGAGSSIRILEQEVAVVGQIQRLFPKFTDTPLYNDEADPLVGWSLPQPWRADVTYAAMVVKVIAQHQNLLVANTSSAVHYALLSNDNAFLSYHPHPFSQRTLTARFQVNNTRPPHVQLLRKPVLTAMALLALLDGEQLWAEVSQAGMVLDSNHTVGVLASTHRPTGPADTWRATVLVYASNDTHAHANRSVTLTLRLHGVPPGPGLVFVTLYMDNWSCSPHREWQRLGRPVFPSAEQFQRMRAAEDPVAVTPRPFPTSGQLTLSPELPLPSLLLVHVCARPQEPPGQVTRLRALPLTRGQLLLVWSDVRVGSKCLWTYEIQFSPDGGAYAPISRKPSTFNLFVFSPDGAVISGSYRVRAVDYWARPGPFSSSVQYLEVPAP, encoded by the exons ATGGGGAGGCTCACAGACCAAGAACAGTTCCGGGCGGGATTCCACCGACATCCCTCCTCGCCCCACCCCCGCCGCCGCGCACGCGGCACAAACCCGGCAGCCACGAGAGGGCGCAGTTGCACTCCCGGTGAGACGTTTCCGCCCCCCTCCCTCAG GGGGTCAGCTGGGCATGGCCTGAGCTACAACTTCACTCAGCTGGACCGGTACCTGGACCTTCTCAGGGAGAACCAGCTCCTCCCGG GCTTTGAGCTGATGGGCAGCCCCTCCGGACACTTCACCGACTTTGAGGACAAGCAGCAGGTGTTTGAGTGGAAGAACCTGGTCTCCCTCCTGGCCAGGAGATACATCG CTAGGTATGGACTCAAGCATGTTTCCAAGTGGAATTTTGAGACATGGAATGAGCCGGACCACCATGACTTTGACAACGTCTCCATGACTTTGCAAG GCTTCTTGAACTACTACGATGCCTGCTCTGAGGGTCTGCGTGCTGCCAGCCCGGTTCTGCGCCTGGGTGGCCCTGGGGACTCCTTCCACCCACCACCGGGCTCCCCACTGTGCTGGGGCCTCCTGGGACACTGTCAcaatggcacaaacttcttcacCGGGGAGGTGGGCGTGCGGCTGGACTACATCTCCCTCCACAAGAAG GGCGCAGGCAGCTCCATCCGcatcctggagcaggaggtggcaGTCGTGGGGCAGATACAGCGGCTCTTCCCCAAGTTCACTGACACCCCCCTTTACAATGATGAGGCGGACCCACTGGTGGGCTGGTCCCTGCCGCAGCCCTGGAGGGCCGACGTGACCTACGCTGCCATGGTCGTGAAG GTCATCGCGCAGCACCAGAACCTGCTGGTGGCCAACACCAGCTCCGCCGTGCACTACGCGCTCCTGAGCAATGACAACGCTTTCCTGAGTTACCACCCGCACCCCTTCTCACAGCGCACACTCACCGCACGCTTCCAGGTCAACAACACACGCCCACCGCACGTGCAGCTGCTGCGCAAGCCAGTGCTCACAGCCATGGCACTACTGGCCCTGCTGG ACGGTGAGCAGCTCTGGGCCGAGGTGTCTCAGGCTGGGATGGTGCTGGACAGCAACCACACGGTGGGCGTCCTGGCCAGCACCCACCGCCCAACTGGCCCCGCTGACACCTGGCGTGCCACGGTGCTGGTCTACGCGAGCAATGACACCCATGCCCACGCCAACCGCAGCGTCACCTTGACCCTACGCCTGCATGGGGTGCCCCCCGGCCCAG GGCTCGTCTTTGTAACACTCTACATGGACAACTGGTCCTGCAGCCCCCACCGTGAGTGGCAGCGCCTCGGCAGGCCGGTCTTCCCCTCTGCGGAGCAGTTCCAGCGCATGCGCGCGGCTGAG GACCCGGTGGCCGTGACGCCGCGCCCCTTCCCCACCAGTGGCCAGCTGACCCTGAGTCCCGAGCTTCCCCTGCCCTCACTCCTGCTGGTGCACGTGTGTGCGCGCCCTCAGGAGCCCCCAGGCCAG GTGACTCGGCTCCGTGCTCTGCCCTTGACCCGTGGGCAGCTGCTTTTGGTCTGGTCGGATGTGCGTGTGGGCTCCAA GTGCCTGTGGACCTATGAGATCCAGTTCTCCCCGGATGGTGGGGCGTACGCGCCCATCAGCAGGAAGCCTTCGACCTTTAACCTCTTCGTGTTCAGCCCAG ACGGGGCCGTCATCTCTGGCTCCTACCGGGTTCGTGCAGTGGACTACTGGGCCCGGCCAGGCCCCTTCTCAAGTTCTGTGCAGTATCTGGAGGTCCCGGCACCCTGA
- the IDUA gene encoding alpha-L-iduronidase isoform X1: MGSPSGHFTDFEDKQQVFEWKNLVSLLARRYIARYGLKHVSKWNFETWNEPDHHDFDNVSMTLQGFLNYYDACSEGLRAASPVLRLGGPGDSFHPPPGSPLCWGLLGHCHNGTNFFTGEVGVRLDYISLHKKGAGSSIRILEQEVAVVGQIQRLFPKFTDTPLYNDEADPLVGWSLPQPWRADVTYAAMVVKVIAQHQNLLVANTSSAVHYALLSNDNAFLSYHPHPFSQRTLTARFQVNNTRPPHVQLLRKPVLTAMALLALLDGEQLWAEVSQAGMVLDSNHTVGVLASTHRPTGPADTWRATVLVYASNDTHAHANRSVTLTLRLHGVPPGPGLVFVTLYMDNWSCSPHREWQRLGRPVFPSAEQFQRMRAAEDPVAVTPRPFPTSGQLTLSPELPLPSLLLVHVCARPQEPPGQVTRLRALPLTRGQLLLVWSDVRVGSKCLWTYEIQFSPDGGAYAPISRKPSTFNLFVFSPDGAVISGSYRVRAVDYWARPGPFSSSVQYLEVPAP; encoded by the exons ATGGGCAGCCCCTCCGGACACTTCACCGACTTTGAGGACAAGCAGCAGGTGTTTGAGTGGAAGAACCTGGTCTCCCTCCTGGCCAGGAGATACATCG CTAGGTATGGACTCAAGCATGTTTCCAAGTGGAATTTTGAGACATGGAATGAGCCGGACCACCATGACTTTGACAACGTCTCCATGACTTTGCAAG GCTTCTTGAACTACTACGATGCCTGCTCTGAGGGTCTGCGTGCTGCCAGCCCGGTTCTGCGCCTGGGTGGCCCTGGGGACTCCTTCCACCCACCACCGGGCTCCCCACTGTGCTGGGGCCTCCTGGGACACTGTCAcaatggcacaaacttcttcacCGGGGAGGTGGGCGTGCGGCTGGACTACATCTCCCTCCACAAGAAG GGCGCAGGCAGCTCCATCCGcatcctggagcaggaggtggcaGTCGTGGGGCAGATACAGCGGCTCTTCCCCAAGTTCACTGACACCCCCCTTTACAATGATGAGGCGGACCCACTGGTGGGCTGGTCCCTGCCGCAGCCCTGGAGGGCCGACGTGACCTACGCTGCCATGGTCGTGAAG GTCATCGCGCAGCACCAGAACCTGCTGGTGGCCAACACCAGCTCCGCCGTGCACTACGCGCTCCTGAGCAATGACAACGCTTTCCTGAGTTACCACCCGCACCCCTTCTCACAGCGCACACTCACCGCACGCTTCCAGGTCAACAACACACGCCCACCGCACGTGCAGCTGCTGCGCAAGCCAGTGCTCACAGCCATGGCACTACTGGCCCTGCTGG ACGGTGAGCAGCTCTGGGCCGAGGTGTCTCAGGCTGGGATGGTGCTGGACAGCAACCACACGGTGGGCGTCCTGGCCAGCACCCACCGCCCAACTGGCCCCGCTGACACCTGGCGTGCCACGGTGCTGGTCTACGCGAGCAATGACACCCATGCCCACGCCAACCGCAGCGTCACCTTGACCCTACGCCTGCATGGGGTGCCCCCCGGCCCAG GGCTCGTCTTTGTAACACTCTACATGGACAACTGGTCCTGCAGCCCCCACCGTGAGTGGCAGCGCCTCGGCAGGCCGGTCTTCCCCTCTGCGGAGCAGTTCCAGCGCATGCGCGCGGCTGAG GACCCGGTGGCCGTGACGCCGCGCCCCTTCCCCACCAGTGGCCAGCTGACCCTGAGTCCCGAGCTTCCCCTGCCCTCACTCCTGCTGGTGCACGTGTGTGCGCGCCCTCAGGAGCCCCCAGGCCAG GTGACTCGGCTCCGTGCTCTGCCCTTGACCCGTGGGCAGCTGCTTTTGGTCTGGTCGGATGTGCGTGTGGGCTCCAA GTGCCTGTGGACCTATGAGATCCAGTTCTCCCCGGATGGTGGGGCGTACGCGCCCATCAGCAGGAAGCCTTCGACCTTTAACCTCTTCGTGTTCAGCCCAG ACGGGGCCGTCATCTCTGGCTCCTACCGGGTTCGTGCAGTGGACTACTGGGCCCGGCCAGGCCCCTTCTCAAGTTCTGTGCAGTATCTGGAGGTCCCGGCACCCTGA